From Shewanella psychrophila, a single genomic window includes:
- a CDS encoding DMT family transporter, with the protein MTAILYLLMIFVWGFSWIAIKWQEGSVPTEISIFYRFVSAAILMFLIGIVFKKFQKTKPDNHVFFALQGVCLFCCNFLAFYGATHYIASGLTAVVMATAPIFNAVHGRLIYGTQVKPNFWFGVVVGLSGICLLFGVDLIQAELSKDLLYGLMLSLMGTWCFSMGNMISIYNSRKQIQPFTATSYAMVYGCIALFIIITLKGLSFEIDMSPKYLMSLVYLAVPASVIGFTVYLILVDRLGANQASYLMLITPIVALMVSSIFEDYQWSLFSGLGLVLVISGNLITQLKPVALSAHCRAVVNRYNRWRCRTA; encoded by the coding sequence ATGACGGCAATCTTATATTTGTTAATGATATTCGTTTGGGGATTTTCCTGGATAGCCATTAAATGGCAGGAGGGAAGTGTACCCACAGAAATCTCAATATTTTATCGATTTGTCAGCGCAGCAATATTGATGTTTTTGATAGGCATTGTGTTTAAGAAGTTTCAGAAAACTAAGCCAGATAACCATGTGTTTTTTGCGCTTCAAGGCGTGTGTTTGTTTTGTTGTAACTTCCTAGCCTTTTACGGTGCAACTCATTATATTGCCAGTGGTTTGACCGCTGTGGTGATGGCCACGGCTCCCATTTTTAATGCCGTTCATGGCAGGTTAATTTATGGCACTCAAGTCAAACCGAATTTCTGGTTCGGTGTCGTGGTGGGCTTGAGTGGTATTTGCCTCTTGTTTGGCGTCGATCTCATTCAAGCTGAGCTGTCTAAAGATCTGCTTTATGGCTTAATGTTGTCGTTAATGGGTACTTGGTGTTTCTCTATGGGCAATATGATCAGCATCTATAATAGTCGCAAGCAGATTCAACCTTTTACCGCGACGAGTTATGCCATGGTATATGGGTGTATTGCGTTGTTTATCATCATTACCCTCAAAGGCTTAAGTTTTGAAATCGACATGAGTCCTAAATATCTGATGAGTCTAGTTTATCTGGCTGTTCCAGCATCTGTGATCGGATTTACTGTGTATTTGATCTTGGTAGATAGATTAGGCGCAAATCAAGCATCGTATCTGATGCTGATCACGCCGATTGTTGCTCTTATGGTGTCGAGTATTTTTGAGGATTATCAGTGGAGCCTTTTCTCTGGCCTTGGTTTAGTGTTAGTGATTAGCGGTAATCTCATAACGCAATTAAAACCAGTAGCATTGAGTGCTCACTGCAGGGCCGTTGTTAACAGATATAACCGCTGGCGGTGTCGAACGGCATAA
- a CDS encoding AzlD domain-containing protein: protein MEQVHSQLDMNNFLLITLVMVLATFIIRFSVICMAGSFDMPERLKKTLRFVPVTVLPAIIAVEILGSGSNMEFNLHNPKVLAAIVCTLVSLRFNLIWVVVSGIVSLLFFQHFLC from the coding sequence ATGGAACAAGTTCACAGTCAACTAGATATGAATAACTTCTTACTCATCACCTTAGTGATGGTTCTAGCCACCTTTATCATACGTTTCTCGGTTATCTGTATGGCTGGCTCATTCGACATGCCGGAGAGACTAAAGAAGACCTTAAGGTTCGTACCGGTAACGGTACTTCCGGCAATTATCGCCGTAGAGATCTTAGGCTCAGGCTCCAACATGGAATTTAACTTACATAATCCTAAGGTACTTGCTGCTATTGTCTGTACCTTAGTGAGCCTTCGCTTTAATCTCATCTGGGTTGTGGTGAGTGGTATCGTATCCTTGCTTTTTTTCCAACACTTCTTATGTTAA
- a CDS encoding ATP-dependent DNA helicase, whose amino-acid sequence MNALISKLTIDSEQAFDADGVLAKYIKGYSTRTVQKQMASAVSNAINGKSNLVVEAGTGVGKTYAYLIPALLSGKQIIVSTGSKNLQEQLFYKDLPALLDMLALAPKLALLKGRSNYLCQLLLDKQLEACESHEPKVLDDLLRINQWSGQTTDGDLGGLTSVSENSDALGLIASQRDKCTGKKCTHYETCFTRKARVRAMDAKIIVVNHHLFFADRILKETGFAELLPDSDVVIFDEAHLLPDIAVTYFGQRVSTRSLDSLLEQIITVYRTELRDSAQIEQLASRCISRLQSWHQQMYDAFATDWRLLMGNKHIASASWAIIEELKVLESLLLAHLGRSEALDECTENLVAFSNKMGVFFQCENNQAAYSIEYGYRYLTLSIAPINVAKECEKLFDAHTSWIFTSATLQINRDLSLFTKGLGIDKSQQLILQSPFDYRSNALLCVPRHLSKVSNHEAAVKELIDVSVKAINAAKGRTFILFTSHRMMNAVAARLQSRVQYPLLVQGQGSKQSLMKKFRQLGNAVLLGTGAFWEGVDVRGKLLSCVIIDKLPFVSPSDTLYRARAESVSRDGRDPFTLLSLPQAVISLNQGVGRLIRDEKDKGVLILCDNRIVNRDYGQAFLNSLPPMSRTRDMDKVVSFLQQIK is encoded by the coding sequence GTGAACGCCTTGATAAGCAAACTGACAATCGACAGTGAACAAGCCTTCGATGCCGATGGCGTACTCGCCAAGTATATTAAGGGGTACAGTACCCGAACCGTTCAAAAGCAGATGGCCTCAGCGGTCAGCAACGCCATTAATGGCAAAAGCAATCTGGTTGTCGAAGCGGGAACAGGGGTGGGTAAAACCTATGCTTATTTAATTCCTGCTTTGTTAAGCGGTAAACAGATCATCGTCAGTACTGGCAGTAAAAATCTTCAGGAACAACTTTTTTACAAAGATCTTCCAGCCTTACTCGACATGTTAGCTCTTGCTCCGAAACTGGCGCTCCTCAAAGGTCGCAGTAATTATTTGTGCCAACTGCTATTAGATAAACAGCTAGAGGCCTGTGAATCACATGAGCCTAAGGTATTAGACGATCTTTTACGAATAAATCAGTGGTCGGGGCAGACTACTGATGGCGATCTTGGGGGCTTGACTTCAGTGTCAGAAAATTCAGATGCCTTGGGACTCATAGCTAGCCAACGGGATAAATGTACCGGGAAAAAGTGCACTCACTATGAGACTTGTTTTACTCGTAAGGCTAGAGTCCGTGCCATGGACGCTAAAATTATCGTGGTGAACCATCATCTGTTCTTCGCCGACAGGATCCTCAAAGAAACTGGTTTTGCCGAACTTTTACCCGACTCTGATGTGGTTATTTTCGATGAAGCCCATTTATTACCCGATATAGCAGTGACCTATTTTGGTCAGCGAGTTTCAACTCGAAGCTTAGATAGCTTATTAGAACAGATCATAACCGTCTATCGAACTGAGCTGAGAGATTCCGCTCAGATTGAGCAGTTAGCTTCTCGTTGTATCAGCCGACTACAAAGTTGGCATCAACAGATGTACGATGCTTTTGCGACCGATTGGCGTCTGTTGATGGGTAATAAACACATAGCATCGGCCTCTTGGGCGATTATAGAAGAGTTGAAGGTGTTGGAGAGCCTCTTATTAGCGCATTTAGGCCGTAGTGAAGCATTGGATGAATGCACTGAAAATTTGGTGGCTTTCTCGAATAAGATGGGAGTGTTTTTTCAGTGTGAAAATAATCAAGCAGCTTACAGCATTGAATATGGTTACCGATACCTGACGTTGAGTATTGCGCCAATCAATGTTGCTAAGGAGTGCGAGAAGTTATTTGATGCTCATACAAGCTGGATTTTTACATCGGCGACCCTACAGATTAATCGTGACTTAAGCCTGTTCACTAAGGGGCTAGGCATAGATAAGAGCCAGCAGCTAATTTTGCAAAGCCCCTTCGATTATCGATCCAATGCCTTGTTGTGTGTGCCGCGTCATCTCTCAAAAGTAAGTAATCATGAAGCAGCAGTTAAGGAACTAATCGACGTATCTGTGAAGGCAATTAACGCAGCAAAGGGCCGAACTTTCATCTTGTTTACCAGCCATCGTATGATGAACGCCGTGGCTGCTCGCCTTCAAAGTCGTGTTCAATACCCTTTGTTAGTTCAAGGCCAGGGCAGTAAACAGAGCCTGATGAAGAAATTCAGGCAACTCGGTAATGCCGTATTACTGGGTACCGGCGCTTTTTGGGAAGGCGTCGATGTACGTGGTAAATTACTCAGCTGTGTCATTATCGATAAGCTCCCCTTCGTCTCGCCCAGTGACACCTTGTATCGAGCTAGAGCCGAGAGTGTGTCCAGAGACGGACGCGATCCTTTTACTTTGCTCTCTTTGCCTCAAGCTGTGATATCACTTAATCAAGGTGTTGG
- a CDS encoding AraC family transcriptional regulator encodes MTTNKHISFNQSHKLCFRQQTLTNNLGWAHYQNSQERLFYVNEKQHTLSMYLSGGYQTHRTDVRSGFGAPGRFCLMPKGSESRWQLGTPQQFMHLYFDDSYLKQLAIEVFDMDPRTIALPELTFFENPGLESLYRYNMAQANWHQTSPLALEQVTNTILVSLLQNSTMTKHVGQLKGGLSPATVKKVRDFIHANFYRQIFLSELASLAQLSEYHFCRMFKESFARTPQAYLTYVRIEQVKHLIKTTSDNLMDIALNCGFSNQSHMGRYFKKQLGITPKAYQKNLF; translated from the coding sequence ATGACAACCAATAAGCACATTAGTTTTAATCAATCTCACAAACTTTGTTTTCGCCAGCAGACGCTAACAAATAACCTCGGCTGGGCTCATTATCAAAATAGTCAGGAGCGTTTATTCTACGTCAATGAGAAACAACACACCCTAAGTATGTACCTTAGCGGCGGTTATCAAACCCACCGTACCGATGTGCGATCTGGATTCGGTGCTCCGGGACGATTTTGTTTGATGCCTAAAGGCAGCGAGAGTCGTTGGCAACTTGGGACTCCCCAGCAATTTATGCACCTTTACTTCGATGACAGTTACCTAAAGCAACTGGCCATTGAAGTATTCGATATGGACCCACGCACCATAGCCTTACCTGAATTGACCTTCTTCGAGAATCCTGGACTAGAGTCACTTTATCGATACAATATGGCTCAAGCCAACTGGCATCAAACCAGTCCGCTGGCCCTTGAGCAGGTGACCAATACCATACTGGTTTCACTGCTACAAAACAGCACTATGACTAAACATGTCGGTCAGTTAAAAGGAGGCCTTTCTCCCGCAACCGTCAAAAAAGTCAGGGACTTTATCCACGCCAATTTCTATCGTCAGATATTTTTAAGTGAATTAGCCTCACTTGCTCAGCTGAGTGAATATCATTTTTGCCGCATGTTTAAGGAAAGTTTTGCCCGCACGCCACAAGCGTATCTCACCTATGTCAGAATCGAGCAGGTCAAGCACCTTATCAAGACAACATCTGATAATTTAATGGATATCGCGTTGAACTGCGGATTCTCAAACCAAAGCCATATGGGTCGATACTTTAAGAAACAATTAGGCATCACACCAAAAGCTTACCAAAAGAACCTGTTTTAA
- a CDS encoding helix-turn-helix transcriptional regulator, whose product MRELSETDHAILKASENIVDGIAAMYGEHTEVLLHSLDVSNPSITKIANGHITGRSVGAPITNLALMKLNTGQDISDSYLTKSPDGKTLRSITIVIRNAQQDAIGLLCINSNLDAPFQSVMATLLPGLTPQVDASFSPETFARSNDEMMQSSIESVRAQVMADSSLSPSKKNREIVIRLNELGIFDLKDSAQIAAKGLDISIHTIYRYLRDLKTS is encoded by the coding sequence GTGCGAGAGTTAAGTGAAACAGATCATGCAATCCTTAAAGCCAGTGAAAATATCGTCGACGGTATTGCCGCTATGTATGGCGAGCATACCGAAGTGTTGCTTCACAGTTTAGATGTGAGCAATCCCTCTATCACTAAAATAGCCAATGGCCACATTACGGGTCGTTCGGTGGGGGCGCCTATCACTAACTTGGCACTGATGAAGCTCAATACTGGTCAGGATATCTCAGACTCTTATTTGACTAAGAGCCCGGACGGTAAAACCTTACGCTCCATTACTATTGTTATCCGCAACGCCCAACAAGATGCTATTGGTTTATTGTGTATTAACTCGAATCTGGATGCACCGTTTCAGTCTGTAATGGCGACCTTGCTCCCGGGACTTACACCACAGGTCGATGCTAGTTTCTCTCCTGAGACATTTGCGCGTAGTAATGATGAGATGATGCAAAGTTCTATCGAAAGTGTGCGCGCTCAAGTGATGGCTGATAGTAGTCTGTCACCCTCGAAGAAAAACCGTGAGATAGTCATACGCCTCAATGAACTTGGTATTTTCGATCTCAAAGACAGTGCTCAGATAGCGGCTAAGGGATTAGATATCTCTATACATACCATTTATCGTTATCTGAGGGATTTGAAAACCAGCTAA
- a CDS encoding serine dehydratase subunit alpha family protein: MKHQWQQYQDILNAVVKPALGCTEPICAAYASAVAASMLASKPESISVQVSDNLYKNSMGVFVPGTGKIGLAIAAAVGAIGGDAEAGLEVLASIEPAQVEVAQALIDAGKVTVSRTQTDEFIYCYVCVKSGDDVASVEISGGHTQIIEKTLNGEIVFAKAVSATRSTAGICDGVDISIEGIYAYATQVNFEDIGFILESAELNTKLAAEGLKHEYGLQVGRTIEKSIQAGFMTADFANSILMQTAAASDARMGGASLPAMSNYGSGNQGIAATLPVVITAKHYLASDELLARALIMSHLGAIYIKSYYPPLSAFCGNTVTSAAAAMAMVYLAGGNYQQSCFAIQNVLSDCSGMVCDGAKSTCAMKVKTSTGSAVNAFMLAIQSTAAQDQGIVAEDVEHTIRNIGQLVTQGMVSTDTTIIDIMSA, encoded by the coding sequence ATGAAACATCAATGGCAGCAATACCAAGACATTCTTAACGCCGTCGTCAAGCCTGCACTGGGCTGTACCGAACCTATTTGCGCCGCTTACGCATCCGCTGTAGCAGCGTCAATGTTGGCATCTAAGCCTGAGAGCATCTCAGTTCAGGTGTCCGATAACCTGTATAAAAACTCCATGGGTGTGTTTGTTCCAGGCACTGGTAAAATAGGACTGGCCATCGCTGCCGCAGTGGGCGCCATCGGCGGTGACGCCGAGGCAGGCCTTGAAGTGTTGGCATCTATCGAGCCTGCTCAGGTCGAAGTCGCTCAGGCACTCATAGATGCTGGAAAAGTCACTGTGAGTCGCACTCAAACCGATGAATTTATTTATTGTTATGTCTGCGTGAAGAGTGGTGATGATGTAGCCAGCGTTGAGATATCCGGTGGCCATACTCAAATCATAGAGAAAACCCTCAATGGAGAGATAGTGTTTGCTAAAGCTGTGAGTGCTACACGCTCGACGGCTGGGATCTGTGATGGCGTGGATATCAGCATTGAAGGTATCTATGCTTATGCGACTCAAGTTAATTTCGAGGATATTGGTTTTATTCTCGAGTCTGCCGAGTTAAATACAAAACTTGCCGCCGAAGGACTGAAACATGAATATGGCCTGCAAGTTGGGCGAACCATAGAAAAAAGCATTCAGGCTGGTTTTATGACAGCGGATTTTGCCAATAGTATTCTAATGCAAACAGCAGCGGCATCAGATGCCAGAATGGGAGGCGCCAGCCTTCCGGCCATGAGTAACTATGGCAGTGGTAATCAGGGAATTGCGGCGACCTTACCTGTGGTGATCACGGCTAAACATTATCTGGCCAGTGACGAATTACTTGCCAGAGCATTAATTATGAGCCATTTGGGGGCGATTTATATTAAGTCCTATTATCCGCCTCTTTCGGCATTTTGTGGTAACACAGTGACCAGTGCTGCGGCTGCCATGGCCATGGTGTATCTCGCTGGCGGCAACTACCAGCAGTCATGTTTCGCGATCCAAAATGTCTTGAGTGATTGCTCCGGTATGGTGTGCGATGGGGCTAAATCGACCTGTGCCATGAAGGTCAAGACCTCGACCGGCAGCGCTGTTAATGCCTTTATGCTGGCCATCCAGAGCACAGCGGCTCAAGATCAGGGTATCGTTGCCGAGGATGTGGAACACACAATACGCAATATTGGTCAGTTAGTTACCCAAGGTATGGTCTCCACAGACACCACAATCATTGATATAATGTCGGCTTAA
- the hisD gene encoding histidinol dehydrogenase, with the protein MQILNWQDLNQTERRTALSRSALVGDESLEQSVSAIVNKVQTDKDAALLSYNQQFDGVSLTELRLSAEQIDAACARVNGDIKQAIAQAMANIESFHQAQKFAPISIETQDGIRCELRSEAIEKVGLYIPGGTAPLISTVMMLALPAKIAGCEQRVLVSPPPINDAIVYAAKQCGINEIYQVGGAQAIAALAFGTESIPAVDKIFGPGNRFVTEAKRLVSQDSRCVVSIDMPAGPSEVLVIADKTANPEFIAADLLSQAEHGPDSQVMLVTNCETLANKVNAALNRQLEALPRMEIAQLALESSRTLLVTDMKQATLVSNLYGPEHLIVQTETPRELLNSIRAAGSVFLGAYTPESVGDYASGTNHVLPTYGYSRAVSSLSLADFSRRFTVQELTADGLLGLGETVMTLAAAEQLDAHKNAVKVRLDSLSLQEGKAS; encoded by the coding sequence ATGCAGATCCTCAATTGGCAAGATTTAAACCAAACAGAGCGTAGAACGGCCCTGAGCCGTTCGGCTCTGGTCGGGGATGAAAGCCTGGAGCAAAGTGTCTCGGCCATCGTTAACAAGGTTCAAACTGATAAAGATGCTGCGCTGTTATCTTACAATCAGCAGTTTGATGGCGTGAGCCTAACTGAACTTAGGTTATCGGCTGAGCAAATCGATGCAGCCTGTGCTCGTGTCAATGGGGATATCAAGCAGGCCATCGCACAAGCCATGGCCAATATAGAATCATTTCACCAGGCGCAAAAATTTGCACCTATCAGCATCGAAACTCAAGACGGCATACGTTGTGAGCTTAGATCTGAAGCGATTGAAAAAGTGGGCTTGTATATTCCAGGTGGCACGGCGCCGCTAATATCCACCGTGATGATGCTGGCTCTACCTGCAAAAATTGCAGGCTGTGAGCAGCGAGTCTTGGTCAGCCCACCACCGATCAACGATGCCATCGTGTATGCAGCGAAACAATGTGGGATCAATGAGATTTATCAAGTCGGCGGCGCACAGGCCATCGCAGCATTAGCCTTTGGCACAGAATCAATTCCGGCAGTAGATAAGATATTTGGCCCGGGTAACCGCTTTGTCACCGAAGCCAAACGACTGGTGTCTCAAGACAGCCGCTGTGTGGTGAGCATCGATATGCCAGCAGGCCCCTCCGAAGTACTCGTCATTGCCGATAAAACGGCAAACCCTGAATTTATCGCTGCAGATCTCTTGTCTCAGGCCGAACATGGCCCCGATTCACAGGTCATGTTAGTCACCAATTGTGAAACCTTGGCCAATAAGGTCAATGCAGCCCTCAATCGTCAACTCGAAGCCCTGCCGCGCATGGAGATAGCTCAGCTAGCCCTGGAGTCCAGTCGCACTCTGTTAGTTACAGACATGAAGCAAGCGACCCTTGTGTCTAATCTGTATGGCCCTGAGCATCTGATAGTTCAAACAGAAACACCTCGTGAACTGTTGAACTCGATTCGCGCAGCAGGCTCTGTGTTCCTAGGTGCTTACACCCCTGAATCGGTTGGCGATTACGCCAGTGGCACTAACCATGTCCTGCCAACATACGGTTATAGCCGTGCTGTTTCCAGCCTGTCTCTGGCTGATTTCTCTCGCCGCTTTACAGTGCAGGAACTCACAGCCGACGGTCTTTTAGGCTTAGGTGAAACCGTGATGACCTTGGCAGCTGCTGAGCAGCTCGATGCCCACAAGAATGCGGTTAAAGTACGCCTAGATAGCTTGAGTTTACAGGAAGGGAAAGCATCATGA
- a CDS encoding HD-GYP domain-containing protein: protein MGSEKTSENTFNDIPIVELRPGMYVVSISTDNQKLSMKSEGYILNDEGVSKLVKSGVKRVCVDPSKEKKTDQIDKVMLEPSSETPPKNQQKDKTQVSLEQEMKQASTLYQNAKVLQQKMLASITEGKVIDVEAVQESTNAMVDSIFRNQDALSCMSRLRIKDEYLVEHSLNVCILMTIFAKHLGFDKPSIEELALGAFLHDIGKVLVPDEILNKPGKFTQVEYKMMQDHVLLGLRVLEETPEISDIAISMVREHHERIDGTGYPHELEGDEISEYGLMIAIVDSYDAMTAERVYRSGMHPITAFKNLIKESPTYYDEALVEQFIQCLGVYPVGTLVCLNSGKIGLISKLNKSKPLNPYVRIFYNARLKQAIAMEEIDLSESKYKDQIDRCIKPEEFSLNLVGFFKATFID from the coding sequence ATGGGAAGTGAGAAGACTAGTGAAAATACATTCAACGACATTCCTATCGTCGAGTTAAGGCCGGGTATGTATGTAGTGTCTATTTCCACCGATAATCAAAAGTTGAGCATGAAATCTGAAGGCTATATCCTCAATGATGAAGGCGTGAGCAAGCTGGTTAAGTCTGGAGTCAAGCGAGTCTGTGTCGATCCGTCCAAAGAGAAGAAAACAGATCAGATCGATAAGGTGATGCTGGAGCCTAGCTCTGAAACACCGCCCAAAAATCAGCAGAAAGATAAGACTCAGGTTTCACTCGAACAGGAGATGAAGCAAGCCAGCACACTCTACCAAAATGCCAAAGTGTTACAGCAAAAAATGCTAGCTTCAATCACTGAAGGTAAAGTGATCGATGTTGAAGCGGTGCAAGAGAGCACCAATGCTATGGTGGATTCGATATTTAGAAACCAAGACGCCTTATCTTGTATGTCGCGGCTACGGATCAAAGATGAGTATCTAGTTGAGCATTCATTAAACGTCTGTATCTTGATGACGATTTTTGCCAAACACTTAGGTTTCGATAAGCCAAGCATAGAGGAGTTGGCCTTAGGCGCATTTCTTCATGATATCGGCAAGGTATTAGTACCTGATGAGATCCTTAATAAACCGGGGAAGTTTACCCAGGTGGAATATAAGATGATGCAAGATCATGTGTTATTGGGCCTCCGGGTGCTGGAAGAGACTCCAGAGATCTCAGATATCGCCATCAGCATGGTGAGGGAGCACCACGAGCGTATAGATGGTACTGGCTATCCACATGAATTAGAAGGAGATGAGATCTCTGAATATGGACTGATGATCGCCATAGTAGACAGTTACGATGCCATGACTGCGGAGCGTGTCTATAGATCTGGGATGCATCCGATAACCGCATTTAAAAACCTGATTAAGGAATCTCCCACTTATTATGATGAGGCCTTGGTTGAGCAATTTATTCAATGCTTAGGTGTCTACCCTGTGGGAACGTTAGTCTGTCTTAACAGTGGAAAAATTGGCCTAATCAGTAAACTCAATAAGAGTAAGCCACTGAATCCTTATGTTCGTATTTTTTACAATGCCAGATTGAAACAAGCTATCGCCATGGAAGAGATCGATCTTAGTGAGTCTAAATACAAGGACCAGATCGACAGATGTATAAAGCCTGAGGAGTTTAGTCTGAATTTGGTGGGCTTCTTCAAGGCTACTTTTATTGACTAA
- a CDS encoding AzlC family ABC transporter permease: MNTLIKGGLKAIFPLCIGAFPFSFIVGAISINAGMTLMQSTFWSFTVFAGSSQMVALGLIQSSASILVIMITTFIINLRHLLYSASLSEHIKDYPMHIRALMAYGLTDEVYAATIGEVKQEKAGRHWFYLAAMMGFWMNWVFANFLGALVGSSFPEIAHYGLDFAMVAAFIAIVIPQVKSRECIVAAIVASVTGILLSGLPYSLGLVVAAITGVYAGYRMDISTERMAAQAKQDTEVQSLPAVHSEA, from the coding sequence ATGAACACACTCATCAAAGGCGGTTTGAAAGCGATCTTCCCCTTATGTATAGGGGCCTTTCCCTTTTCATTTATTGTCGGGGCGATCAGTATCAATGCCGGGATGACATTAATGCAGAGTACTTTCTGGTCATTTACTGTATTTGCAGGCTCTTCCCAAATGGTGGCGCTCGGCTTAATACAATCGTCAGCCAGCATCTTAGTCATCATGATCACCACCTTTATTATCAACCTGCGTCACTTGCTCTATAGCGCATCTTTGTCAGAACACATCAAAGATTATCCAATGCACATAAGAGCACTCATGGCATACGGACTCACTGACGAGGTTTATGCGGCCACCATAGGCGAGGTTAAACAAGAAAAGGCAGGGAGACACTGGTTCTATCTCGCCGCCATGATGGGCTTTTGGATGAATTGGGTATTTGCAAACTTTCTTGGCGCCTTAGTCGGATCTTCCTTCCCAGAGATAGCCCATTACGGCCTGGATTTCGCTATGGTAGCGGCATTTATTGCCATCGTTATTCCCCAAGTTAAGAGTCGTGAGTGCATCGTCGCCGCTATCGTAGCTAGCGTAACAGGCATATTACTCTCTGGGCTGCCCTACTCTTTAGGATTAGTCGTCGCCGCTATCACGGGAGTCTACGCAGGCTATAGAATGGATATTTCAACCGAGAGAATGGCGGCACAAGCCAAGCAAGACACAGAAGTACAATCTCTTCCCGCCGTACACAGTGAGGCTTAA
- the hisG gene encoding ATP phosphoribosyltransferase, translating into MSESNRLRIAIQKSGRLSKESMKLLRSCGVKFNINEQRLIAHSDNLPIDLLRVRDDDIPGLVMDGVVDLGIIGENVLEEEQIERERLDKPSRCIKLRELDFGTCRLSLAVPNEFCYENAESLEGLRIATSYPNLLRRYMQKKGITYNDCMLKGSVEVAPRAGLADGICDLVSTGATLEANGLYETEVIYRSNACIIQSTQTQTQDKQALINKILSRINGVVRAKESKYILLHAPTETLEQIVALLPGAENPTVLPLNDDTNRVAIHAVSTEDLFWDTMEELTKLGATSILVMPIEKMMG; encoded by the coding sequence ATGTCAGAGTCAAACAGATTACGTATCGCTATCCAAAAGTCCGGTCGCCTCTCGAAAGAATCGATGAAGCTGCTAAGAAGCTGTGGTGTAAAATTTAACATCAACGAGCAACGCCTCATCGCACACTCAGACAATTTGCCCATCGACCTGCTACGCGTCCGTGACGATGATATCCCGGGTCTGGTGATGGATGGTGTGGTCGACTTGGGGATCATAGGTGAGAACGTGCTCGAAGAGGAGCAAATTGAACGTGAGAGACTCGATAAGCCTTCACGCTGTATCAAACTTAGAGAGTTAGATTTTGGTACCTGCCGCCTGTCGCTCGCCGTACCCAATGAATTTTGTTATGAAAATGCCGAGTCTCTTGAAGGCCTGCGTATCGCCACTTCTTACCCTAACCTGCTTCGTCGCTATATGCAGAAGAAAGGCATCACCTACAACGATTGTATGCTCAAGGGCTCGGTAGAAGTTGCGCCGCGAGCGGGTCTGGCCGATGGTATCTGCGATCTGGTTTCAACCGGTGCCACATTAGAAGCAAATGGCCTGTATGAAACTGAGGTCATCTACCGCTCAAACGCCTGCATCATTCAGTCTACGCAGACTCAAACCCAAGATAAACAAGCCTTGATCAACAAGATTTTATCTCGCATCAATGGTGTGGTTCGTGCCAAAGAAAGCAAATATATTTTGCTACACGCGCCGACAGAGACACTGGAGCAAATCGTTGCCCTACTCCCTGGTGCTGAAAATCCAACAGTGCTGCCCCTCAACGATGATACCAATCGCGTCGCCATCCACGCCGTCAGCACAGAAGATTTGTTTTGGGACACCATGGAAGAACTAACAAAACTCGGCGCGACTTCTATCTTAGTGATGCCAATTGAAAAGATGATGGGGTAA
- a CDS encoding RidA family protein translates to MKKIITSDSAPEAIGPYSHGNAYGNLIFTSGQLPVCKQSGGVVEGGITAQSRQSLENLKSVLEAGGGELATVLKTTCYLSDIADFAAFNQVYQEFFSTECPARSCFAVKDLPLGVKVEIEAIAFSK, encoded by the coding sequence ATGAAAAAGATCATCACATCAGACAGCGCACCTGAAGCCATCGGTCCCTATTCCCACGGTAATGCTTATGGCAACCTCATCTTTACCTCGGGGCAGTTGCCCGTATGCAAGCAAAGCGGCGGCGTTGTCGAGGGGGGCATAACAGCGCAATCTCGTCAGTCACTGGAGAATCTTAAATCGGTGTTGGAAGCCGGAGGAGGGGAGTTAGCCACAGTATTGAAGACCACCTGTTATTTGTCAGATATTGCAGACTTCGCCGCGTTCAATCAGGTTTACCAAGAGTTTTTCAGTACTGAATGTCCCGCTCGAAGCTGTTTTGCCGTTAAAGATTTACCCCTTGGCGTCAAAGTTGAGATTGAAGCTATCGCTTTTAGCAAGTAG